Proteins encoded in a region of the Flavobacteriales bacterium genome:
- the rpsT gene encoding 30S ribosomal protein S20, with amino-acid sequence MANHKSTLKRIRSNETKRLRNKYVHKTTRNAVKELRGTTEKAVAEELFPKVAALVDKLAKNNIIHKNKASNLKSKLALHVNAL; translated from the coding sequence ATGGCTAATCACAAATCAACTCTCAAAAGAATCCGTTCAAACGAAACCAAGCGTTTGAGAAACAAATACGTTCACAAAACCACTCGTAATGCCGTAAAGGAATTGCGTGGCACAACTGAGAAAGCTGTTGCTGAGGAATTGTTTCCTAAAGTGGCTGCATTGGTTGATAAATTGGCCAAGAACAACATCATTCATAAGAACAAAGCATCCAACTTGAAATCGAAGTTGGCCCTACATGTGAACGCGCTTTAA
- the icd gene encoding NADP-dependent isocitrate dehydrogenase has product MSSITLEENGKLNVPSNPTIPFIEGDGIGVDIWEPAKKVFDAAVEKAYGKERKIDWLEILAGEKAYHQTGEWLPEESLKAIQTHLVAIKGPLTTPIGGGIRSLNVQLRQTLDLYVCLRPVRWFKGVPSPLVHPEYTDMVIFRENTEDIYAGIEYQAETLECVKLINILQDDFGARGIRFPETTSIGIKPVSRQGTERLIKASIEYAIEHKKPSVTIVHKGNIMKYTEGSFKKWGYDYAEKHFHDQVFTWDMYDRILSVDGTDAANQAQEDALNAGKVLIKDCIADAFLQEILLYPKQHSVVATLNLNGDYISDALAACVGGIGIAPGANINYATGYAIFEATHGTAPKLAGKNMVNPSSIILSGAMMFEYMGWTEVSRLIENAVERAIASKRVTFDFERLMDGATLLSSSEFGDEIIAHMN; this is encoded by the coding sequence ATGTCATCCATTACACTAGAAGAGAACGGAAAACTTAATGTGCCATCAAACCCAACCATTCCATTTATTGAAGGAGATGGAATTGGAGTAGATATTTGGGAACCGGCAAAGAAAGTTTTTGATGCAGCAGTTGAAAAAGCGTACGGAAAAGAACGGAAAATTGATTGGCTGGAAATTCTAGCTGGCGAAAAGGCATATCACCAAACTGGTGAATGGCTGCCAGAAGAATCGCTGAAGGCCATTCAGACACATTTGGTTGCCATTAAAGGACCGTTGACGACACCGATCGGTGGCGGCATCCGATCATTGAATGTGCAGCTTCGTCAAACACTTGATCTATACGTATGTCTTCGGCCTGTACGTTGGTTCAAAGGCGTGCCTTCTCCCTTGGTACACCCTGAATATACGGATATGGTCATCTTCCGAGAGAACACGGAAGATATCTATGCAGGGATTGAATATCAAGCAGAAACACTAGAATGTGTGAAACTGATAAATATACTTCAAGATGATTTTGGAGCTCGCGGAATCCGCTTTCCAGAAACAACTTCTATCGGCATTAAACCTGTTTCCAGACAAGGAACGGAACGATTGATAAAAGCTTCCATTGAATACGCCATTGAGCACAAAAAACCTTCTGTGACCATTGTTCACAAAGGGAACATAATGAAATATACCGAAGGAAGCTTCAAGAAATGGGGATACGATTATGCCGAAAAACATTTCCATGATCAAGTATTCACTTGGGACATGTACGATCGTATTCTTTCGGTAGATGGAACTGACGCTGCCAATCAGGCACAGGAAGATGCCTTGAACGCTGGAAAAGTGCTTATCAAGGATTGCATCGCAGATGCCTTTTTGCAAGAAATTCTTCTTTATCCGAAGCAGCATTCGGTTGTAGCCACGCTTAATTTGAACGGAGATTACATTTCGGATGCCTTGGCGGCTTGCGTTGGTGGAATTGGCATTGCTCCCGGAGCCAATATCAATTACGCTACCGGGTACGCTATTTTTGAGGCAACGCATGGAACTGCGCCCAAATTAGCTGGTAAGAACATGGTCAATCCGAGTTCCATCATTTTGTCTGGAGCAATGATGTTTGAATACATGGGTTGGACGGAAGTTTCGCGCTTGATTGAAAACGCTGTTGAAAGAGCCATCGCAAGCAAACGAGTGACCTTCGATTTCGAACGATTGATGGATGGAGCAACCTTGCTTTCCTCTTCTGAATTCGGAGATGAGATCATTGCCCACATGAATTGA
- a CDS encoding NUDIX domain-containing protein yields MDQNHLPYNLNPNVSVDCVIFGFDVQGLKVLLIERDNPDNTEGKNFQLPGDLIRNDENLDQAANRVLKELTGLNDLFLEQFAAFGDPLRAKRENDLEWLRSVRKDPDARVVTIGYYSLIKPENFKPSANSFARKAEWIGLNEVPELAFDHNLILESALEALRKKIRVEPIGFELLPKKFTLRQLQSLYEAVLGIEIDKRNFRRKVMSLDFLLHLDEKQQGVAHKPARLFQFNVKAYNQTFRPVFDLQ; encoded by the coding sequence ATGGATCAAAATCACCTTCCTTATAATCTGAACCCGAACGTTTCGGTAGATTGTGTGATTTTCGGATTTGACGTGCAAGGATTGAAAGTGTTGTTGATCGAACGAGACAATCCTGACAACACCGAAGGCAAGAATTTCCAACTTCCAGGCGACTTGATCAGAAACGATGAGAATCTTGATCAGGCAGCGAACCGTGTATTAAAGGAACTGACAGGACTGAACGATCTTTTTCTCGAACAATTCGCGGCTTTTGGAGATCCGCTTCGCGCCAAAAGGGAGAACGACCTCGAATGGTTGCGCAGCGTGCGTAAGGATCCTGATGCACGTGTAGTGACCATCGGTTATTATTCGCTCATCAAACCAGAGAATTTCAAACCATCTGCAAACTCATTTGCCCGCAAGGCCGAATGGATCGGATTGAACGAAGTGCCTGAATTGGCTTTCGACCACAACTTAATCCTAGAATCTGCCTTAGAAGCACTTCGAAAGAAGATCCGCGTGGAACCGATCGGCTTTGAACTGCTTCCGAAAAAGTTCACGCTTCGTCAGCTTCAATCGTTGTACGAGGCTGTGCTAGGAATAGAAATTGACAAACGCAATTTCAGAAGGAAAGTGATGAGCTTGGATTTCCTCCTGCATTTGGACGAAAAACAGCAAGGCGTGGCGCATAAACCGGCTCGCCTATTCCAATTTAATGTTAAAGCTTACAACCAAACCTTTCGGCCTGTGTTCGATTTACAGTAG
- a CDS encoding ATPase: MVLIADSGSTKCDWKLMDGDREVGAVSTMGFNPFFHSESIISATIKAQGMLYKYADQITDVYIYSAGCSSPELNKVVENALRTLFRKANIRVDHDVLGAALAACQGQEGIACILGTGSNSCYYDGNGGIYEEIPSLAYILGDEGSGSWYGKQVLRDYLYKEPIPEELREELVNQGHTKTSILENIYMQPHANVYLASFMKTISKFRETEYVKNMIHDGMRAFLLRHVCCFKNHKEVQVNFVGSIAYYFQDILKEEAEKLGITVGNVVKKPIDGLVEYHLKHAIQG, from the coding sequence ATGGTATTGATTGCAGATAGCGGAAGCACCAAGTGCGACTGGAAATTAATGGATGGTGATCGTGAGGTAGGAGCGGTAAGTACCATGGGTTTCAACCCGTTTTTTCATAGCGAATCCATAATCAGCGCAACCATTAAAGCGCAAGGAATGCTTTATAAATATGCGGATCAGATCACGGATGTATACATATACAGCGCAGGTTGTTCCAGTCCGGAACTGAATAAGGTAGTTGAAAACGCGCTTCGTACGCTTTTTAGAAAAGCAAACATCCGAGTAGATCACGATGTGCTTGGCGCGGCTTTGGCTGCTTGCCAAGGACAAGAAGGCATTGCATGCATTTTAGGAACGGGTTCCAATTCGTGCTACTACGATGGAAACGGAGGGATTTATGAGGAGATTCCTTCCTTGGCGTATATTTTAGGAGATGAAGGGAGCGGCAGTTGGTACGGAAAGCAAGTGCTGCGCGATTATCTTTATAAAGAACCGATTCCAGAGGAATTGCGAGAAGAATTGGTCAATCAAGGTCACACCAAAACATCAATTCTCGAGAACATTTATATGCAGCCGCACGCCAATGTCTATTTGGCATCTTTCATGAAGACCATTTCCAAGTTTCGTGAAACGGAGTATGTCAAAAACATGATTCATGATGGTATGCGTGCTTTTCTATTGCGTCATGTTTGTTGCTTCAAAAATCACAAAGAGGTTCAGGTCAATTTTGTGGGTTCCATTGCTTATTACTTTCAGGATATTCTGAAGGAGGAAGCCGAAAAATTGGGAATTACAGTCGGGAATGTTGTCAAAAAACCGATTGACGGATTGGTTGAATATCACCTGAAACACGCCATTCAAGGATGA